A portion of the Lolium rigidum isolate FL_2022 chromosome 1, APGP_CSIRO_Lrig_0.1, whole genome shotgun sequence genome contains these proteins:
- the LOC124647839 gene encoding very-long-chain 3-oxoacyl-CoA reductase 1-like → MGSVALLLQQREQPWFLVLAILGAVYVAAAAFRVMAHIALLLRRPTNLRRRYGAWAVVTGPTSGIGRSVALELARLGLNLVLVGRDPAKLHDISETISATHDGVRTKTVVLDLALVTTPEGDAGLARLREAVSGLDVGVLVNNAGVAKPCAVYLHEVDVEAWVRMVRVNLWSLTEVTAAVLPGMVERGRGAVVNIGSGSTEAIPSFPLYTVYAASKRYVAQFSRSLYVEYRTKGIDVQCQAPLFVETKMTSVVARSGKRRGLMSRLMVPTSDAYAGAAARWIGHGPVCMPNLGHRLQWCICSFVPDRLLDALRLRENLRQRALFQRLRSARINGGLPARKQG, encoded by the exons ATGGGCAgcgtcgccctcctcctccagcAGCGGGAGCAGCCATGGTTCCTCGTGCTGGCCATACTCGGCGCCGTCTACGTCGCCGCGGCCGCCTTCCGGGTCATGGCCCACATCGCCCTCCTGCTGCGGCGTCCCACCAATCTCCGCCGCCGCTACGGCGCCTGGGCCGTGGTCACCGGCCCGACGTCCGGCATCGGCCGCTCCGTCGCCCTGGAGCTCGCCCGTCTCGGCCTCAAcctcgtcctcgtcggccgcgACCCCGCCAAGCTCCACGACATCTCCGAGACCATCTCCGCCACCCACGACGGTGTCCGGACCAAGACCGTCGTTCTCGACCTCGCCCTCGTCACCACCCCTGAGGGCGACGCCGGCCTGGCGCGGCTCCGGGAGGCGGTGTCCGGGCTGGACGTGGGCGTGCTGGTGAACAACGCCGGCGTGGCCAAGCCGTGCGCGGTGTACCTGCACGAGGTCGACGTGGAGGCGTGGGTGCGGATGGTGCGCGTGAACCTGTGGTCGCTCACGGAGGTGACCGCCGCCGTGCTGCCGGGGATGGTGGAGCGGGGCAGGGGCGCCGTCGTCAACATCGGCTCCGGCTCCACCGAGGCCATCCCGTCGTTCCCGCTCTACACCGTCTACGCCGCATCCAAACG GTACGTTGCTCAGTTCTCCAGGAGCCTCTACGTCGAGTACAGGACCAAAGGGATCGACGTGCAATGTCAG GCCCCTCTGTTCGTGGAGACGAAGATGACCTCAGTCGTGGCGAGATCCGGCAAGCGGCGAGGCCTCATGTCGAGGCTGATGGTGCCGACGTCGGACGCGTacgccggcgcggcggcgcgctggATCGGGCACGGCCCGGTCTGCATGCCCAACCTGGGGCATCGTCTGCAGTGGTGCATCTGCAGCTTCGTGCCAGACCGGCTCCTAGACGCGCTGCGCCTCCGCGAGAACCTCCGGCAGCGGGCTCTCTTCCAGCGGCTCAGGTCCGCCAGGATCAACGGCGGCCTGCCGGCCCGCAAACAAGGCTAG